Proteins from a genomic interval of Chanos chanos chromosome 3, fChaCha1.1, whole genome shotgun sequence:
- the gpr141 gene encoding probable G-protein coupled receptor 141 → MSSSESVTCCPDLLRNTTQTNVTSATYNSSVDTTPAPGDHSLMVGQRAFLITIYTTVLVAGSMGLVLMVSVLRSNLHSVTTIAFFNLVLTHFIFLLTVPFRIYYFARQAWGLSHVFCKLVSATIHIHMYMVFFIYVFILTIRFLSFYKRSKQVKSYSKAHTLGASVALWCLVLLLILLILYFEYGKNAENKAGQCFRFGKELKQEAVFVVNCIFCVICILASCVLGGIQFHILHSILKEHGSASWSQQEFWAQVKSLCFVLIMVICFVPYHFFRLFYLRHPDRLEGVNEVFLAITSLSCLDTLTFLGRGVCRTCKR, encoded by the coding sequence ATGTCAAGTTCAGAAAGTGTCACGTGCTGTCCGGACCTGCTAAGGAATACAACCCAAACAAATGTCACCTCCGCCACGTACAACTCATCAGTGGATACAACGCCAGCACCAGGAGACCATTCCTTGATGGTCGGACAAAGAGCTTTTCTGATCACCATCTACACCACGGTGCTGGTGGCTGGTTCTATGGGCCTGGTTCTGATGGTTAGTGTGCTGAGATCCAATCTCCATTCCGTGACGACCATCGCTTTCTTCAATCTGGTCCtgactcatttcattttcctgttGACGGTTCCCTTTCGGATCTATTACTTCGCGAGGCAGGCGTGGGGTCTCTCTCACGTCTTCTGCAAGTTAGTTAGCGCCACCATCCACATCCACATGTACATGGTCTTTTTCATCTACGTCTTCATCCTCACCATCCGCTTCCTGAGTTTCTACAAGCGTTCAAAGCAGGTGAAGTCCTACAGCAAGGCGCACACGTTGGGTGCCAGCGTGGCTCTGTGGTGTCTGGTCTTGCTGCTCATCCTGCTGATTTTGTACTTTGAGTACGGCAAGAACGCTGAAAATAAAGCAGGCCAGTGTTTCAGGTTCGGTAAGGAACTGAAGCAGGAGGCCGTGTTTGTAGTGAACTGTATCTTTTGCGTCATCTGCATCCTCGCGTCCTGCGTGCTGGGCGGCATACAGTTCCATATTCTGCACAGCATACTGAAAGAACACGGATCGGCCTCCTGGTCCCAACAGGAATTCTGGGCCCAGGTGAAGAGTCTCTGCTTTGTGCTGATTATGGTCATATGTTTTGTGCCTTATCACTTTTTCCGACTGTTTTATCTGAGACACCCTGATAGATTAGAAGGTGTGAATGAAGTGTTCTTGGCCATCACGTCTCTCAGCTGTTTGGACACACTCACATTCCTAGGCAGAGGTGTGTGTCGCACATGTAAACGCTGA
- the hnf4g gene encoding hepatocyte nuclear factor 4-gamma isoform X3, translated as MKIAVGREQESMPAEPSVVQGESGVSSNCAICGDKATGKHYGASSCDGCKGFFRRSIRKSHVYSCRFNRQCIVDKDKRNQCRYCRLYKCFRAGMKKEAVQNERDRISSRRSLQDSNDQPPITVLAQAESLSQQITVASPAGPVDIAEKKSATIGDVCESMKQQLLVLVEWAKYIPAFGELPLDDQVSLLRAHAGEHLLLGVAKRSMPYKNVLLLGNGFVIHRNCPEAEISRVANRVLDELVSPFQDIQIDDNEYAALKAIVFFDPDAKSLRDPSKIKNMRYQVQLSLEDYINDRQYDSRGRFGELLLLLPTLQSITWQMIEQLQFIKLFGLAKIDNLLQEMLLGGLSTEQPHLHHHGHPQLAQDPITGQTLVISSAPGPLHAQQIQASPDTPIPSPTQVPSQEMYKASSSSPTALLPTQQLPKRGSPESPL; from the exons ATGAAAATCGCTGTTGGACGAGAACAAG AGAGTATGCCAGCAGAGCCCAGTGTAGTTCAGGGGGAGAGTGGAGTGAGCTCCAACTGTGCCATCTGCGGAGACAAAGCCACGGGGAAACACTATGGAGCCTCCAGCTGTGACGGCTGTAAGGGCTTCTTCCGCAGGAGTATCAGAAAGAGCCATGTCTACTCCTGCAG ATTCAATCGGCAATGCATCGTTGACAAAGACAAAAGGAATCAGTGCCGATATTGTCGACTTTACAAATGTTTCCGAGCAGGAATGAAGAAAGAGG cgGTGCAAAATGAGAGAGATCGTATCAGTTCTAGGAGAAGCTTACAGGACTCAAACGACCAGCCCCCCATCACTGTTCTGGCACAAGCTGAGTCCTTATcacaacag ATTACTGTCGCCAGTCCAGCTGGGCCTGTCGACATCGCCGAGAAGAAGTCGGCCACCATAGGGGACGTATGCGAGTCCATGAAACAACAGCTGCTCGTTCTGGTAGAGTGGGCTAAATACATTCCTGCCTTTGGCGAACTGCCACTTGATGACCAG GTCAGCCTCTTGCGTGCTCACGCTGGGGAGCACCTTCTGCTGGGAGTCGCCAAGAGATCGATGCCCTACAAAAACGTTTTGCTCTTGG GTAACGGTTTTGTCATTCATCGGAACTGTCCCGAGGCCGAGATCAGCCGAGTGGCCAACCGCGTCCTGGACGAGCTGGTTTCACCTTTTCAGGACATCCAGATTGATGACAATGAATACGCTGCTTTAAAGGccattgttttctttgatcCTG ATGCCAAAAGCCTTCGAGACCCTAGCAAGATTAAGAATATGAGGTACCAAGTGCAGCTGAGCCTGGAAGACTACATTAACGACCGTCAGTACGACTCGCGCGGTCGCTTTGGAGAGCTTCTCTTGCTGCTTCCCACTCTGCAGAGTATCACCTGGCAAATGATAGAGCAGCTCCAGTTCATCAAGCTTTTCGGCCTGGCCAAGATCGACAACCTGCTGCAGGAGATGCTGCTAGGAG GGCTATCTACAGAACAGCCTCACCTGCATCATCACGGACACCCACAGCTAGCTCAGGATCCAATCACAGGGCAGACGCTGGTAATTAGCTCCGCCCCCGGTCCTTTACATGCACAGCAGATACAGG cCTCTCCAGACACTCCTATCCCGTCGCCTACACAGGTTCCAAGCCAGGAGATGTACAAGGCGAGCTCCAGTAGTCCAACCGCCCTGCTGCCAACACAGCAGCTTCCAAAGAGAGGCTCACCTGAGTCCCCTCTCTGA
- the hnf4g gene encoding hepatocyte nuclear factor 4-gamma isoform X1 yields the protein MKYPPTTLSKSLLDMDVANYCEGLDPTYSTLGFENAEVLYTGESMPAEPSVVQGESGVSSNCAICGDKATGKHYGASSCDGCKGFFRRSIRKSHVYSCRFNRQCIVDKDKRNQCRYCRLYKCFRAGMKKEAVQNERDRISSRRSLQDSNDQPPITVLAQAESLSQQITVASPAGPVDIAEKKSATIGDVCESMKQQLLVLVEWAKYIPAFGELPLDDQVSLLRAHAGEHLLLGVAKRSMPYKNVLLLGNGFVIHRNCPEAEISRVANRVLDELVSPFQDIQIDDNEYAALKAIVFFDPDAKSLRDPSKIKNMRYQVQLSLEDYINDRQYDSRGRFGELLLLLPTLQSITWQMIEQLQFIKLFGLAKIDNLLQEMLLGGLSTEQPHLHHHGHPQLAQDPITGQTLVISSAPGPLHAQQIQASPDTPIPSPTQVPSQEMYKASSSSPTALLPTQQLPKRGSPESPL from the exons ATGAAATATCCTCCAACAACACTCTCCAAATCCCTGTTGGACATGGATGTAGCCAATTACTGTGAGGGCCTGGATCCAACATACAGCACGTTGGGGTTTGAGAATGCTGAGGTGCTCTACACAGGGG AGAGTATGCCAGCAGAGCCCAGTGTAGTTCAGGGGGAGAGTGGAGTGAGCTCCAACTGTGCCATCTGCGGAGACAAAGCCACGGGGAAACACTATGGAGCCTCCAGCTGTGACGGCTGTAAGGGCTTCTTCCGCAGGAGTATCAGAAAGAGCCATGTCTACTCCTGCAG ATTCAATCGGCAATGCATCGTTGACAAAGACAAAAGGAATCAGTGCCGATATTGTCGACTTTACAAATGTTTCCGAGCAGGAATGAAGAAAGAGG cgGTGCAAAATGAGAGAGATCGTATCAGTTCTAGGAGAAGCTTACAGGACTCAAACGACCAGCCCCCCATCACTGTTCTGGCACAAGCTGAGTCCTTATcacaacag ATTACTGTCGCCAGTCCAGCTGGGCCTGTCGACATCGCCGAGAAGAAGTCGGCCACCATAGGGGACGTATGCGAGTCCATGAAACAACAGCTGCTCGTTCTGGTAGAGTGGGCTAAATACATTCCTGCCTTTGGCGAACTGCCACTTGATGACCAG GTCAGCCTCTTGCGTGCTCACGCTGGGGAGCACCTTCTGCTGGGAGTCGCCAAGAGATCGATGCCCTACAAAAACGTTTTGCTCTTGG GTAACGGTTTTGTCATTCATCGGAACTGTCCCGAGGCCGAGATCAGCCGAGTGGCCAACCGCGTCCTGGACGAGCTGGTTTCACCTTTTCAGGACATCCAGATTGATGACAATGAATACGCTGCTTTAAAGGccattgttttctttgatcCTG ATGCCAAAAGCCTTCGAGACCCTAGCAAGATTAAGAATATGAGGTACCAAGTGCAGCTGAGCCTGGAAGACTACATTAACGACCGTCAGTACGACTCGCGCGGTCGCTTTGGAGAGCTTCTCTTGCTGCTTCCCACTCTGCAGAGTATCACCTGGCAAATGATAGAGCAGCTCCAGTTCATCAAGCTTTTCGGCCTGGCCAAGATCGACAACCTGCTGCAGGAGATGCTGCTAGGAG GGCTATCTACAGAACAGCCTCACCTGCATCATCACGGACACCCACAGCTAGCTCAGGATCCAATCACAGGGCAGACGCTGGTAATTAGCTCCGCCCCCGGTCCTTTACATGCACAGCAGATACAGG cCTCTCCAGACACTCCTATCCCGTCGCCTACACAGGTTCCAAGCCAGGAGATGTACAAGGCGAGCTCCAGTAGTCCAACCGCCCTGCTGCCAACACAGCAGCTTCCAAAGAGAGGCTCACCTGAGTCCCCTCTCTGA
- the hnf4g gene encoding hepatocyte nuclear factor 4-gamma isoform X2, which translates to MKYPPTTLSKSLLDMDVANYCEGLDPTYSTLGFENAEVLYTGGDISALELSFNTEDSGVSSNCAICGDKATGKHYGASSCDGCKGFFRRSIRKSHVYSCRFNRQCIVDKDKRNQCRYCRLYKCFRAGMKKEAVQNERDRISSRRSLQDSNDQPPITVLAQAESLSQQITVASPAGPVDIAEKKSATIGDVCESMKQQLLVLVEWAKYIPAFGELPLDDQVSLLRAHAGEHLLLGVAKRSMPYKNVLLLGNGFVIHRNCPEAEISRVANRVLDELVSPFQDIQIDDNEYAALKAIVFFDPDAKSLRDPSKIKNMRYQVQLSLEDYINDRQYDSRGRFGELLLLLPTLQSITWQMIEQLQFIKLFGLAKIDNLLQEMLLGGLSTEQPHLHHHGHPQLAQDPITGQTLVISSAPGPLHAQQIQASPDTPIPSPTQVPSQEMYKASSSSPTALLPTQQLPKRGSPESPL; encoded by the exons ATGAAATATCCTCCAACAACACTCTCCAAATCCCTGTTGGACATGGATGTAGCCAATTACTGTGAGGGCCTGGATCCAACATACAGCACGTTGGGGTTTGAGAATGCTGAGGTGCTCTACACAGGGGGTGA CATTTCTGCACTGG AACTCTCCTTTAATACTGAGGAT AGTGGAGTGAGCTCCAACTGTGCCATCTGCGGAGACAAAGCCACGGGGAAACACTATGGAGCCTCCAGCTGTGACGGCTGTAAGGGCTTCTTCCGCAGGAGTATCAGAAAGAGCCATGTCTACTCCTGCAG ATTCAATCGGCAATGCATCGTTGACAAAGACAAAAGGAATCAGTGCCGATATTGTCGACTTTACAAATGTTTCCGAGCAGGAATGAAGAAAGAGG cgGTGCAAAATGAGAGAGATCGTATCAGTTCTAGGAGAAGCTTACAGGACTCAAACGACCAGCCCCCCATCACTGTTCTGGCACAAGCTGAGTCCTTATcacaacag ATTACTGTCGCCAGTCCAGCTGGGCCTGTCGACATCGCCGAGAAGAAGTCGGCCACCATAGGGGACGTATGCGAGTCCATGAAACAACAGCTGCTCGTTCTGGTAGAGTGGGCTAAATACATTCCTGCCTTTGGCGAACTGCCACTTGATGACCAG GTCAGCCTCTTGCGTGCTCACGCTGGGGAGCACCTTCTGCTGGGAGTCGCCAAGAGATCGATGCCCTACAAAAACGTTTTGCTCTTGG GTAACGGTTTTGTCATTCATCGGAACTGTCCCGAGGCCGAGATCAGCCGAGTGGCCAACCGCGTCCTGGACGAGCTGGTTTCACCTTTTCAGGACATCCAGATTGATGACAATGAATACGCTGCTTTAAAGGccattgttttctttgatcCTG ATGCCAAAAGCCTTCGAGACCCTAGCAAGATTAAGAATATGAGGTACCAAGTGCAGCTGAGCCTGGAAGACTACATTAACGACCGTCAGTACGACTCGCGCGGTCGCTTTGGAGAGCTTCTCTTGCTGCTTCCCACTCTGCAGAGTATCACCTGGCAAATGATAGAGCAGCTCCAGTTCATCAAGCTTTTCGGCCTGGCCAAGATCGACAACCTGCTGCAGGAGATGCTGCTAGGAG GGCTATCTACAGAACAGCCTCACCTGCATCATCACGGACACCCACAGCTAGCTCAGGATCCAATCACAGGGCAGACGCTGGTAATTAGCTCCGCCCCCGGTCCTTTACATGCACAGCAGATACAGG cCTCTCCAGACACTCCTATCCCGTCGCCTACACAGGTTCCAAGCCAGGAGATGTACAAGGCGAGCTCCAGTAGTCCAACCGCCCTGCTGCCAACACAGCAGCTTCCAAAGAGAGGCTCACCTGAGTCCCCTCTCTGA